From the genome of Bacteroidota bacterium:
CACTGCATTTGAATCAATATCAACTCCATAAATGTTGTTGAGCAAAATCCGTTTTTTTTCAGCAGTAGTGAGGTTTCCTTCCGGCGTTAAAAGGCTTTCTTTTTTACTTTTACTTGGTTTGCCGTTATTGCTATAATAATTTTTATGCCAGTCGAGCAAGAACTGGTAAGCACCAATTAAAAAACTACCGCTGCCACAGGCGGGATCAACAATCTTTATTGTGCTTATTTCTTCCGGTATCTTTCCCTCAACAAGTTTTCCGACCGTGTTTTGCACGATGTATTCAACGATGTATTGCGGAGTGTAATACACTCCTCCTGCTTTTCGTACTTCAGGTTTCTCCTCAATTTTTGCGTGATGTGCAGGGGTAATACGAATTACTTTACCGAGAAACTGTTCATACGCACTTCCTAAAATTTCAACCGCTAATACCGAAAACTCATAAGGGCTTTCCGGGTAATACAATTCATTAACAATAGTTTTTATTACTTTATTGTCGATAGTAAGATTCTTACTGATTTTGTCTTTCTTAAAATCAAATAAACCTGAATTGTATTTATCGTCAGCTTCTTTAAAAATGCCGAAAAGGTTTTGATAATAGTCCCCTTTTTCTAAAGCAATTTTTAAGTTCCCATAAGGCTCTACACTTCGGTCTTCAGCAATACGTAAGAAAATAATTCTATCAATGGTTTGCTGAACGGCAAAATTTATTTCGTCTTCGTTAAGGTCTTTGTTGTTTAAACTTATCGAAGTTGCAAGAAGTGTTCTCCAACGGTCTAACGACTGTAAAAAATCTTTATCAACCGTTGCCGTCCCTTTTTTATTGACTGTGCTGAGTACAAATTTGTCAAAACTCCCTTTAAAAACACATTCTTTTGAAAACGTGTTCCAAATAAAATCAAACTCTTTTAAATAATCACGAAACGTGAGATACTTTATCCTGGCAACAGATGCTTTATCGGTAGGAATTGGTTTTTTTGTACAGTCATAAACAGCAAATTCTTCAAAATCAGAAACAATACTTATCGAAAGTTTAGCACTCCATCCATACCGTCGAACCTGATACGCAGGAAGAATGTCATCTTTAACAACAACGCTTGGTTTTTTCGCTTCAACAAAGAATAGCCGTTTACCGCCGCCAATGCGAAACGAATAATCGGGAGCTTTTGTTGCTCCGCCAATTTTAATTTTGTCTTCGTGAATCACTTCTCTATATGCCTCTGAAAATCCTTGTTCGTTGTCGATATCCCAGCCCAAAGCTTTAAAAAATGGATCGATGAAATCTCTTCGCGTTAACGTTTCGTTGTAATCCGAATTCTTGTAAGAAACATATTGTTTCTCAAAGCGATCAACGAGATCAGATATTTTTTTGTATGCTGTTTCTTTGTTTATCATTCAGATTTTAATTGATTCGATGTCGTGGAATAATTTATTTTTGCAGTGCTTTTTCAAGCGCGTCAATTGTCGGCGGCAGACTGATCGGATCTCCGGCCGCTTTTTTAGCAGATTGGATATCTTTCAATCCGTTTCCGGTAACAATAATAAGTGCAGATTCATTCGGTTTGATGATATGCTTTTCCAGTGCTTTCTTCAGACCCGCCGAAGCAGTCACTCCAGCCGGTTCACCAAAAACTCCTCCCAGACGCGCAGTGATGTTCATTGCTTCAAGAATTTCATCATCCGAGACGGCGATCATATCACCATGCGACAGTGTAATCTGCTGTATTGCTCTTCGCCAATTGCGCGGCGTTCCGACAGCAATACTATCGGCAATGGTGTTCGTTTCGCTTGGAATAAGATCCTTTCCCGATTTGAAAGCATCAACCATCGCCATTGCACCTTCCGCTTGAACCCCCAGCAATCGCGGAACCCGATCGATGAATCCAAGCTGTTTCATTTCTTGCAGTCCTTTTCCAATCCCGCCGATGGTGCAGCCATCGCCGACCGAAACAACCACCCAATCCGGAAGATCACTCGCACACTGTTCCGCAATTTCTAATCCGGCAGTCTTCTTTCCTTCTACCAGGAAAGGATTGGTACCGCTGTTTCTATTATACCAACTGAATTTTTCACATGCATCACGGCAAAGATCAAATGCATTTTCGTACGTTCCTTGTACTTTTAATACCGTCGCACCGAACACAAGAAGCTGCGTCACTTTCGGTTCAGGAGCGCGTTGAGGAACAAAAATAAAACTCTTCAATCCAATCGCTGCTGAAAGTCCGGCAAGGGATGAAGCGGCGTTTCCTGTTGATGCACAGGCGATCGTATCATATCCAAATTCAATGGCTTTCATCACGCCGACAGAACTTGCACGATCTTTAAATGAACTTGTCGGATTGCGTCCGTCATCTTTCAGAAATAATTTCTTTATTCCAAAGTGTGAGGCAAGTCGAGGAATATCGTATACCGGAGTCCACCCAACTTGTAAATGAGGCACATCAATTTCCGGAGAGACTGGGAGTAATTCTTTATAGCGCCAATGATTGTGTGGACGATTGTTTAGAGAGGAAGAAGTGACATGCTTTGAAATTTTTGCATAATCATATTGAATATCCAAAATTCCTTCACTGCCGCACTTGGGACAAGTTTGGATATTGCCATAGCTGTAGGATGATCCACAAATGAAACATCGTGCACCGGAAACATACGGAGGAGGAACAAATTCTTTTTTATTCTTTTCCATGGATGATTTTCCTGCCGATTAATGTAAGGATAATACTCATAGAGGTCAACGCGATAAATGATCTTACCGCCGAAAAGTAATTTGTGCGTTGGAAAGATATCTTTATATTAACACAGGAAATTTAGCGATCGTACTATGAAATCACCATTGAAGCAAATGCCGTTGGTTCACCATCGGTGGCAGAAAGCCGCACTGCTCGGCAGTGTTTGGGCCTCTGTCGAGATCGTTCTCGGAAGTTTTCTTCATAACATGAAATTTCCGTTGACGGGCACGATCCTTTCCTTTGCCGGCATTTCAATACTTATTGCCGGACACACCTTATGGAAGGAAAAAGGAATCATCTGGCGGGCAGGGGTGATTTGCGCTGTTATGAAATCCGTTTCTCCAAGTTCCGTGATTTTCGGACCGATGATTGGTATTACTCTTGAAGCTTGGATCGTAGAAATAGCCATACGATTCATCGGCGGAAATTCGATAGGGTATATACTCGGTGGTGCTATTGCATGCACAACACCTGTCATCCAAAAAGTAATCTCTTATCTCTTCACGTATGGAACCAACGTTGCCATTTTGTTCGATAAGCTTGTTGAATTTGCATCGAAATCTTTACGGATCGCTTCCATAGACTCTGTGGATGTTATTGCGATTATTATCGGAGTGAACTTATTTTCTGGAGGCATGGCATCTATCGTTGGCATGACAATCGGGAGACGAGCCCAAACTATTTCAAACACTCAACACCAAATATCGGCCAGTACTCCAATCTATACACCAAAAGAATTTACAAGCGGTCAACGATATTCTGTACCATTGCTTATTCTTCACATCGTCATCATTACTGTTGGACTCATCATTCAATCTGTTTATTTTCTTCTCTATATTCCCTTCTGTTTCATACAATACGCTCAATTGCGAGAGAGATTTCAACGGTGGATCTTCTGGTTCGAGATTGGTGTTGTTTCGATCGCAGCCGGATTAGTATTGGGGGAATTTTCTCTTTCGGACAGAACTGCGGGACTGATCATCGGG
Proteins encoded in this window:
- the thrC gene encoding threonine synthase, encoding MEKNKKEFVPPPYVSGARCFICGSSYSYGNIQTCPKCGSEGILDIQYDYAKISKHVTSSSLNNRPHNHWRYKELLPVSPEIDVPHLQVGWTPVYDIPRLASHFGIKKLFLKDDGRNPTSSFKDRASSVGVMKAIEFGYDTIACASTGNAASSLAGLSAAIGLKSFIFVPQRAPEPKVTQLLVFGATVLKVQGTYENAFDLCRDACEKFSWYNRNSGTNPFLVEGKKTAGLEIAEQCASDLPDWVVVSVGDGCTIGGIGKGLQEMKQLGFIDRVPRLLGVQAEGAMAMVDAFKSGKDLIPSETNTIADSIAVGTPRNWRRAIQQITLSHGDMIAVSDDEILEAMNITARLGGVFGEPAGVTASAGLKKALEKHIIKPNESALIIVTGNGLKDIQSAKKAAGDPISLPPTIDALEKALQK
- a CDS encoding nucleoside-triphosphatase, yielding MKSPLKQMPLVHHRWQKAALLGSVWASVEIVLGSFLHNMKFPLTGTILSFAGISILIAGHTLWKEKGIIWRAGVICAVMKSVSPSSVIFGPMIGITLEAWIVEIAIRFIGGNSIGYILGGAIACTTPVIQKVISYLFTYGTNVAILFDKLVEFASKSLRIASIDSVDVIAIIIGVNLFSGGMASIVGMTIGRRAQTISNTQHQISASTPIYTPKEFTSGQRYSVPLLILHIVIITVGLIIQSVYFLLYIPFCFIQYAQLRERFQRWIFWFEIGVVSIAAGLVLGEFSLSDRTAGLIIGLQMFFRAIFVVSIFAAISVEFRNPLIINFFLRSHLKNLSVALEAAFGSLPFMIEQLQREKMFIKHPIDSMAKILAHAKQQMNLQNKESNIFVLTGEKDSGKTTLVEELSHKLKNDGYVVGGILQLKVMHNLERLGYDLFDIRTQKRIPLCRIDAPDKGITAGPFKFYPYALQFGFDALSIPAIKECEIVIIDEVGPLELQDSGWAEALSNIVHDYQGNVFLVIRESSLQEVLAKFSINPSAIWESGTVEIYSILRHIKTTFKI